The Streptomyces sp. NBC_00335 DNA window GTCGGTCTTCTGGGCGGCGAACAGGTTGAGCTCGTTGCCCATCTGGTCGTAGACCAGCCAGAACAGCGTGGCGGCCAGGAAGAGCCAGACGTACGCCCGCAGCCGGGTCTTCTCCACCCGGTCGATCTTGGGGCTGCGGTACATCGAGAGCAGCACGCCCGCCGGGACCACCACGGCGACGATCGTCAGCACGAAGGTGATGTTGTCGATGCTCAGCGCGTGCGCGGCGGCCAGCAGGGCGACCAGTACGGCGGTGAAGACCAGGCCGTACGAGGAGGACTTGCGCACCTTGGCCCGCTCGGCGGCGGTGAGCCGGACCACGGGCTCCGCCCGCAGCTGCTCCGACAGGCGCCGGCCGCCGAGGACGTACTGGACCAGGCCGAGGGCCATGCCGACGGCGGCGGCGCCGAAGCCGAGGTGCCAGTCGACCTCCTCGCCGAGGTAGCCGACGACGAGCGGGGCGATGACGGCGCCGAGGTTGATGCCCATGTAGAAGATCGAGTAGCCGGCGTCGCGCCGCTGGTCGTCGTCGGCGGCGTACAGCCGGCCGACCAGCGCGGAGATGTTCGGCTTGAGCAGGCCGGTGCCGATCACGATGAGGACCAGGCCGGGCCAGACGAAGACCGGGTTCGGGACGGCCATCAGGGCGTGGCCGGCCATGATGACCACACCGCCCCACAGGACGGCCCGCCGGGCGCCGAGGAACCGGTCGGCGATCCAGCCGCCGGGGAGCGCCAGCAGCGAGATCATGGCCATGTAGACGCCTTCCACGGCCTCCGCGGTGCCCTCGTGGAGCCCCATGCCCCCGTGGCCGCGGGAGGCGGCGAGGAAGTGCACGAGGATGGCGACCATGCCGTAGAGGCTGAAACGCTCCCACAGCTCGGCGAGGACGAGGGTGGCGAGCCCGCGCGGGTGGCGCTTCCTGCCGACCGCCGCAGCGTCCGGTGCAGCGTCCGACGCCGGGGGCTTGTGCATATCCATCGAAGGCTTCACATATTCAGTGGAGCCCGCTCGCGCCGGACCGGGATCGGTCTTTCGGCCCGTTACCGCGGGAAACGCAGCGCCCCGGACCGAAAGGCCCGGGGCGTTCGCCGTACGACAGGGGGTGCGGGACGGGTCAGAGGTCCGCGAGGGCCAGCCCGGCCTGCGCGGCGGCGGCCTGGACGGTCTGCTCCAGCAGCACCGCGATGGTCATCGGGCCGACGCCGCCCGGTACCGGGGTGATCAGCGAGGCGCGGGCGGCGGCGGACTCGAAGTGGACGTCGCCGACGTTGCCCTCGTTGTAGCCGGCGTCCAGGACCACGGCGCCCGGCTTGATGTCCTCGCCGCGGATGAACTCGGCCTTGCCGACGGCGGCGACCAGCACGTCCGCCTGGCGGACGATGGACGGCAGGTCCACCGTGCGGGAGTGGCAGTAGGTGACGGTGGCGTTCTGCTCCAGCAGGAGCATCCCGGCGGGCTTGCCCAGGATCGCGCTGCGGCCGACGACCACGGCGTGCTTGCCGGTCAGGTCCACGTCGTAGGCCTCCAGCAGGCGCATGATGCCGCCGGGGGTGCAGGAGACGAAGCCCGGCAGTCCGAAGCCCATGGCGGCGAAGGAGTGCATCGTGACCCCGTCGACGTCCTTGCCCGGGGCGATGGCCTCGAAGGCGGCGCGCTCGTCGATGTGGTGCGGGACGGGGTGCTGGAGCAGGATGCCGCTGATCTCCGGGTCCTCGGAGAGCGCGGTCAGGGTGGCGACGAGCTCCTCGGTGGTCGTCTCGGCCGGCAGCTCCACGTGGCGGGAGGTGATCCCGGCCTTCGCGCAGCGGTTCTGCTTCATGCGCACGTAGGTGACGGACGCGGGGTCCTCGCCGACCAGCACGGTGGCGAGACAGGGCGCGGTACCGGTGCGCTCGGTGATCTTCGCGGCGTACTCGGCGGTCTGCTCGGAGATGCGGCGGGCGAGGGCGGTGCCGTCCATCAGCGTGGCGGTCTGGGCCGTCTGGGTAGTCGTCTGAGTGGTCATCGGGGCTCCTGGGCGTCGCTACGGGTCGCGGTTCGCCCAGGCGCGCGGCAGTCGACGTACGGGATGCGCAGTACGCCGGGCCGCTCCCCGGTGGTGATCCACCCGAACGCCAGTCACGGCCCGCCGCCCAGTGTAGGCGAACCCGGGCGGGTTCCGGCGTGGGCCCCGGCCCGGCAATCCGGTGGATGGGCGGCGCCGGACCTGGGACGATCGAGACATGACGCGCACTTTCGACCATCTCGTCGCCGAAGCGGAATCCGTCTCCGTGGACGGCTGGGACTTCTCCTGGCTCGACGGCCGCGCCACCGAGCAGCGTCCCTCCTGGGGCTACCAGGGCCTCCTGGCGCGGCGCCTGGCGCAGGTCGACTCCGCCCTGGACATCCAGACCGGCGGCGGGGAGGTGCTCGCCGGAGCCGGGCCCCTGCCCCGGCTGACGGTGGCCACGGAATCCTGGCCGCCGAACATCGACAAGGCGACGAGGCTGCTGCACCCGATCGGCGCGGTCGTGGTCGCGGACTCCGACGAGCCGCCGCTGCCGTTCGGCGACGAGGCCTTCGAGTTCGTCGCCAGCAGGCATCCGGTCACGGTCTGGTGGGAGGAGAT harbors:
- a CDS encoding bifunctional 5,10-methylenetetrahydrofolate dehydrogenase/5,10-methenyltetrahydrofolate cyclohydrolase; its protein translation is MTTQTTTQTAQTATLMDGTALARRISEQTAEYAAKITERTGTAPCLATVLVGEDPASVTYVRMKQNRCAKAGITSRHVELPAETTTEELVATLTALSEDPEISGILLQHPVPHHIDERAAFEAIAPGKDVDGVTMHSFAAMGFGLPGFVSCTPGGIMRLLEAYDVDLTGKHAVVVGRSAILGKPAGMLLLEQNATVTYCHSRTVDLPSIVRQADVLVAAVGKAEFIRGEDIKPGAVVLDAGYNEGNVGDVHFESAAARASLITPVPGGVGPMTIAVLLEQTVQAAAAQAGLALADL
- a CDS encoding peptide MFS transporter encodes the protein MHKPPASDAAPDAAAVGRKRHPRGLATLVLAELWERFSLYGMVAILVHFLAASRGHGGMGLHEGTAEAVEGVYMAMISLLALPGGWIADRFLGARRAVLWGGVVIMAGHALMAVPNPVFVWPGLVLIVIGTGLLKPNISALVGRLYAADDDQRRDAGYSIFYMGINLGAVIAPLVVGYLGEEVDWHLGFGAAAVGMALGLVQYVLGGRRLSEQLRAEPVVRLTAAERAKVRKSSSYGLVFTAVLVALLAAAHALSIDNITFVLTIVAVVVPAGVLLSMYRSPKIDRVEKTRLRAYVWLFLAATLFWLVYDQMGNELNLFAAQKTDLSLLGWHIPASWTQSLPSLFVIVLAPVFAAFWVRRGKHMSTPFKFGLALLLTGASFVVMSGAAAIASSGVKVSLMWLVGVYVIQVMGEMCLSPVGLSVTTKLAPRAFTNQMMGVWFLAAATGDAIGAQLPRLDAVIGQSWNFLWQGAMVIAAGAVMVFFTKRLKVLTGEAAAARETVAVAA
- a CDS encoding methyltransferase domain-containing protein, whose amino-acid sequence is MTRTFDHLVAEAESVSVDGWDFSWLDGRATEQRPSWGYQGLLARRLAQVDSALDIQTGGGEVLAGAGPLPRLTVATESWPPNIDKATRLLHPIGAVVVADSDEPPLPFGDEAFEFVASRHPVTVWWEEIARVLKPGGTYLSQQVGPASVFELVEYFLGPQPEEVRRGRHPDDAVAGAAKAGLEVVDLRSERLRTEFHDIGAVIYFLRKVIWMVPGFTVGQHRDRLRELHEQIEHEGPFVAHTARFLIEARKTG